The sequence CTGCCTAAAATTGATCATGTGATGGTGTCCAAATATTTGCGGACGCAACAAACCGCAGCACCGATCCTTGAAAAATATAATCTTGATTTTGAGGTTGATGAGCACTTGCATGAGTTCAGTTATTTGTCCGAATTTAAGTGTGCCAATACCAATTTGAATGACCGTAAAGCATGGGTGAATGCGTACTGGGAGAAAATGGACTGTCAGCATCGAGATTCTGATGATGCCGAGTCTTTTGAGGATCTCTACCTGCGGGTACAGGCTTTTCATGACAAGCTAAAGACTGTGGCGGAGAGCTATGCTGCAAAAAATTTGGCTGTATTCAGTCACGGACAGTTTTTACAGCTTTTGATTATGCAGATCCAGCAGCCAAGTCTACTAACTAAAGAGCTGATGCAAAAGTTTAGGACTGACTTGGTTCGCCAACCGATTAAAAATACTGAAATTTTTAACTTTACGAAAGTATATAGTGAAACATGAAATACTATTTCATGTTTCACTATTATTTTGGATTGTCTGTGAATCTTTGGCTAATGCGATGGACTTTCGTGCTTCAACATAAAAGAATCTTGATCCTAGTAGGAAAAGTACGTTAAGCCCAAAAATCATAAAACTTTGAATGAGAGGTATAGGCTTTTGTGAATACCAAGTTGCCAAAAAAATAATTAACCCGATGAAGAAAAATAGAAATGATCCTACAAACCAAATAGCCGCGAAGGAATAATTGATTCCTTTTGCTAATCCTCTTGATGGAGTCCATTCAGGAATATGAGGAGGTAAAGTGAAAGTTGAAAGGATTCCTTTAACGAAGAATTTAAACCACATAAGTATACTTTTCTGAGTATTTTTCTTGATTAAATTATTTAATCTAAATAAAACTGAAAACATAATATAAGTGGCGATTAAGTTTACTGTTATAGACTTTAAAATAGGTGAACATTGTTCTAAATAATTTTGAATATCAGGTATATCCACTTCTTTTTCCCCAGAAAAATTCAATTAAGTTGCCACTTAGTTGAGCATAACCGTAACTATCTTGTTTTGTTTGATTGAGAAAGAACTGATGCAGCTAAGGATTTAGTTGTATCGTTGTATTTATCACTTTGTAGCACTTGCGATGCCTTAGTTTCCATTTGACTGCCAGTTTGTTTATCTGAGTTGGTTTGAGATAAAGCTGAGGCTGCAAGTTGTTTCTGAATTGTTGAAGATGACGAGTCACGTAATACATCAGATGCTAATGAACTGATACTGTCTGAAGTCTTCTTAGAGTTTTTTGACATGAATAGCTCCATGAAATTAAAGATAATTTTATGATCATAATAAATATTAATTTCTGGTCAATATTTGTTCTTACTAAGAGCGTCTCAGTTTGTCGCTTAGTTTTAATAATGTTCTCTGTGAGCACTTCGCATAACGCGTATTATGTTAATTTTAGATAATCTTTATGATTCAAAAAAATCCTCTGGTAACTCCGCTTCAGGAATAACGCCTAATTCAACTAAGGCTAAAGAGTTTTCTTGTACTTTTTTCTTCATTTCATTAGATTCATCTGACCAATCCTCATCGAAAACGAGAATAGTCCCTTCATTTAGATCATTATCAACATCGACAATTTTGTAAAGATGAGGCATTAATTTTTCATCTATTTTAATGGGTATATAGCAAATAGAAGTAGTTTCTAACCGATGTGGAAAAACATTGATATCTCCAAAAAAGTAGCTATTTAGATATATGTATTCAAATTTTAATACCTTTAAAAATGCTTCAAAAAGTTCAATAATTTGTTCTGTTTTTAAATTTTTTTTAAACGTCATCATTAAACCGAAACTATCAAAACTAAAGCTAGCATATGATTGTTTTTCTTCTAAGCCATTCCATAATAAGTAGCTTTCTAGATCATCATCCTTTTTAAGATTAAATAGATAGTCTTTGGCAACATCTGAAGGAAATGGATAATCCAAAGGGGCTTTTAAACTAAATTCACTAGCGTTATTCACATACCAATTAGCAAAGATAGGATCAATTTCAGCGATATCGTTAATAAAAATCTCTAAAGCTTTTAATTGAGCACTAATCTCATTTTCGGATGACCCAAATATCTTGTAAATACGAGTACTTAAGAAAAATTCTTTCATTCTGAAATCCTATTCTATAGAGGCATAAATATTGTAGTCACAACTCTACGACTAACTATATCGAAATGGCGTTTAGCAGCTTGTTCATAAAAATACCAATTCAACTTAGCGGTTTTAAAACGATTCTTAACAACTCTTTGGCTTTGAGCTTCCTTAACTAATCCTTTATATACAGAATCTCTAATAAACTCTTTCTTTTTAGGATCTAAAAATTGTTCATAACGGCCTTTTGCTTCAACAAGTATACATTCCATTGGCCATAGGCCATCAAATGAAACTCCAGCTAAGGTCCACTCTTGTATTTCTGTTGTTTGCTTTTTATTTCCTGGAACAAGATATGGAGCTGAAGCCTTAAAGGTTAGAGGGTAACTAGATAAGTTGGCTATTTTAATTTGATATTGAGTATTTATTTCATTGCCCATCGGGCGTTTTATTTGATGTTTATTACCTAGTTGATAAGGCTCACATTTATTACAACGCTGTTGCTTAGTTATATCTTTACTGACTTCTTTAGCTAAAACTATAGCAGCCATACCTTTGGCCGCTTCAGTAGCAATAGTCTTACCTCCTTGTGTAACAACAATCTCTCCAACTCCGGCAGATCGACCACCAGCAGTTCCTAGACCTCGTAAGACTAGCCCCCACATTCTAATTTCCCCTTAATTCATAAAACTCTAAGGTAGACAACAGGTCTTTTCCTCGGAGATTAGATCCATGTTTGGATGTTTAATCCTAATGTAGACACTATTGCTTTAGATTTAAAAAACTTATATCTCGATCTTAAAGATTACTCAGCCTTTGCAAACCAAGTCGATTGGATGAATCACTATATCAATCGAATTGCACCGATTTATCAAAAGCAAAGCCAAGTAGACTCACTGATGAGTCAAAGCTTCGATATTTTTCTTCAAACCAAAAGTGAACACGTGTTTGGTCACATCCCCAATACGCAAAATACAGCTTTAGAATTTAAAGAAATTTCCATCAATTCAGGGTCTATTTAACATAATGGCGATTATGCGAACTCTAATCTTCTTATTCGTATAAAAACAATAACTTAACCATTTTACATAATCTCAAAATACCCCCAAAAGCCGACTTCGACACATGTCGGCGGTTTTTTATCCGCTTTTGATATCTTTCGCCAATCATTTTGGTTAAAAAATACGCTATTTGACTTGTAAGATACAAATATGTGATACATTATTGTATATACAAATTTGAATGCTTTTTATGGAACTGTATTTCGAATGGGATGAGGCAAAAAACCAAAAGAATCAGAATAAGCATGATGTTTCTTTTGAAACGGCAAGCCTGGTTTTTGATGATCCTTTAAGGATATCAATCCAAGATCGACATACCGGTGGTGAAGAACGTTGGCAAACCATTGGTATGGTTAAAGGCGTACTGATGTTATTAGTAGCTCACACCATCTTCGATGAAGATGACTGTGAAATCATACGAATCATTAGTGCAAGGGAAGTAACCAAAGCGGAGCGTAGTCAATATGAGCATGGTTAGATATACACGCAAAGAACTGAATGAAAACTTCAGTGACAAGCAAGATGCTGAAATTAAACGCTTGCTTGCTAAAGGTCCTGTACCAGATGAGCAATTAGACTTATCTGATATTCCCGAAATTACCGACTGGAGCAATGCTGTTCGCCATGGGCAATTCTATCGTCCAGTGAAGCAACAAACCTCTGTTCGCCTTGATGCTGATGTACTGGCATGGTTAAAAGATCAAGGTAAGGGCTATCAGACACGTATGAATAAAATTTTGCGTGAAGCAATGTTAAAAGATTTAAAAAATCATTAATCAAAAATGGGAGCGATAGGCTCCCATTTTTGAATTCGCATAATGCCAATTATGTTAAATGGAAATAATTAGTCTTTATCGCCCAATGCAATTCTTAGCCTATTTAATGTCCCCATTAATGAAATACTAGCTGTTAATTCTACGATTTCTTTCTCGCTAAAGAAGTTAGTTAAATTCTTCCTAATAGTTTCAATATCTTCAGATAAAAAAGTAATTGCTTTTGCAAATTCCAATACTATTTTCTGTTTGTTAGAAAAAGCATTTGAATGTTTATAACCAGGAATTTTATCAATGATATCTTGAGCTATTCCTATATCACGTAATTCTTTTGAATGAAAATTACAGCAATAAGCACAGCCGTTTATTTGAGACACATACAATTCAGCCAAGGCTATAAATTCTGGTTCTATACTTGATGCCCTAATTGATGTGTGCGCTGAATAAAGATGCCCAATAGTCTTTTTAGAAATTTCTTGATAATCCATAAATTTTACTCATAACTTTAGATAGAGAATTATTATTTAT comes from Acinetobacter sp. TGL-Y2 and encodes:
- a CDS encoding carboxymuconolactone decarboxylase family protein, yielding MDYQEISKKTIGHLYSAHTSIRASSIEPEFIALAELYVSQINGCAYCCNFHSKELRDIGIAQDIIDKIPGYKHSNAFSNKQKIVLEFAKAITFLSEDIETIRKNLTNFFSEKEIVELTASISLMGTLNRLRIALGDKD
- a CDS encoding histidine phosphatase family protein, whose amino-acid sequence is MSIFLIRHAESEANINGKTRSHASIALSENGHIQAQNLCSTLPKIDHVMVSKYLRTQQTAAPILEKYNLDFEVDEHLHEFSYLSEFKCANTNLNDRKAWVNAYWEKMDCQHRDSDDAESFEDLYLRVQAFHDKLKTVAESYAAKNLAVFSHGQFLQLLIMQIQQPSLLTKELMQKFRTDLVRQPIKNTEIFNFTKVYSET
- a CDS encoding BrnA antitoxin family protein, which encodes MSMVRYTRKELNENFSDKQDAEIKRLLAKGPVPDEQLDLSDIPEITDWSNAVRHGQFYRPVKQQTSVRLDADVLAWLKDQGKGYQTRMNKILREAMLKDLKNH
- a CDS encoding immunity 52 family protein — protein: MKEFFLSTRIYKIFGSSENEISAQLKALEIFINDIAEIDPIFANWYVNNASEFSLKAPLDYPFPSDVAKDYLFNLKKDDDLESYLLWNGLEEKQSYASFSFDSFGLMMTFKKNLKTEQIIELFEAFLKVLKFEYIYLNSYFFGDINVFPHRLETTSICYIPIKIDEKLMPHLYKIVDVDNDLNEGTILVFDEDWSDESNEMKKKVQENSLALVELGVIPEAELPEDFFES
- a CDS encoding Tox-REase-5 domain-containing protein — protein: MWGLVLRGLGTAGGRSAGVGEIVVTQGGKTIATEAAKGMAAIVLAKEVSKDITKQQRCNKCEPYQLGNKHQIKRPMGNEINTQYQIKIANLSSYPLTFKASAPYLVPGNKKQTTEIQEWTLAGVSFDGLWPMECILVEAKGRYEQFLDPKKKEFIRDSVYKGLVKEAQSQRVVKNRFKTAKLNWYFYEQAAKRHFDIVSRRVVTTIFMPL
- a CDS encoding BrnT family toxin is translated as MELYFEWDEAKNQKNQNKHDVSFETASLVFDDPLRISIQDRHTGGEERWQTIGMVKGVLMLLVAHTIFDEDDCEIIRIISAREVTKAERSQYEHG